From Luteococcus japonicus, one genomic window encodes:
- a CDS encoding bile acid:sodium symporter family protein, with the protein MSIMNLRLPKPDYFLLAIITAAVLASIAPATGAMVPVISWASKIMIAILFFLYGARLSPQEALQGLKHWRLHSVILTFTYLLFPLIGLAMRLLVPDVLSEELYRGMLWLCLVPSTVQSSINFTSIAKGNVAGAIVSASFSNLIGVVVTPLLALALMSTSGGLRIEASSILDIVFQLLVPFMVGQLSRRWTAGFVKRHKRLKLVDQGSIVLVVYSAFSAGMREHMWTKVDVADIVKLVLVCCALLAAMLWVTWHVARLLGFGRADAIAIQFCGTKKSLATGVPMATVLFANLPDVGLMVLPLMVFHQVQLMACSAMASRYARQAT; encoded by the coding sequence CTGTCCATCATGAACCTGCGCCTGCCGAAGCCCGACTACTTCCTGCTCGCGATCATCACCGCCGCCGTGCTGGCCAGCATCGCACCGGCGACGGGTGCCATGGTCCCCGTGATCAGTTGGGCCAGCAAGATCATGATCGCAATCCTGTTCTTCCTGTACGGAGCCCGGTTGAGCCCGCAGGAAGCACTGCAGGGCCTCAAACACTGGCGACTGCACTCGGTCATCCTGACCTTCACCTACCTGCTCTTCCCCCTGATCGGGTTGGCCATGCGCCTGCTGGTGCCGGACGTGCTCAGCGAGGAGCTCTACCGCGGCATGCTGTGGCTGTGCCTGGTGCCCTCGACGGTGCAGTCCAGCATCAACTTCACCTCCATCGCCAAGGGCAATGTGGCCGGCGCCATCGTCAGCGCGTCCTTCTCCAACCTGATCGGCGTGGTGGTCACTCCCCTGCTGGCCCTGGCCCTGATGAGCACCTCGGGCGGGCTGCGGATCGAGGCCAGCTCCATCCTGGACATCGTCTTCCAGCTGCTGGTGCCCTTCATGGTCGGCCAGCTCTCCCGACGCTGGACCGCCGGCTTCGTCAAGCGCCACAAGAGGTTGAAGCTGGTGGACCAGGGCTCGATCGTGCTGGTGGTCTACTCGGCCTTCAGCGCGGGCATGCGGGAGCACATGTGGACCAAGGTGGACGTCGCCGACATCGTGAAGCTGGTGCTCGTCTGTTGCGCACTGCTGGCAGCCATGCTCTGGGTCACGTGGCATGTCGCACGCCTGCTGGGCTTCGGCCGCGCGGATGCGATCGCCATCCAGTTCTGCGGCACCAAGAAGTCCCTCGCGACGGGCGTGCCGATGGCCACGGTGCTCTTCGCCAACCTGCCGGACGTCGGCCTGATGGTGCTGCCGCTGATGGTCTTCCACCAGGTACAGCTGATGGCCTGCAGCGCGATGGCCAGCCGCTATGCCCGGCAGGCCACGTAG
- the fabI gene encoding enoyl-ACP reductase FabI, whose product MGILEGKNILVTGVTHKTSIAYQVAKIAQEEGATVIVSNFGRALSLTNRVVKALDPVPPVIELNVTDEQALAALPDVLRANGFDTIDGVVHSIAFANPETALGGGFLTTPWEDVATSLKVSSYSLASLTMACKPLFSDDVSVVGLSFDGRISWPTYDWMGVAKAALESTSRYLARYLGPEGVRCNIIAAGPLDTIAKKAIPGSNTFNDVWDDRAPLGWDLQDAVPTAKGVVALLSDWFPKTTGEMIHVDGGVHSMGA is encoded by the coding sequence ATGGGAATCCTCGAAGGCAAGAACATCCTGGTCACCGGCGTCACGCACAAGACGTCCATCGCCTACCAGGTGGCCAAGATCGCGCAGGAGGAAGGCGCCACGGTGATCGTGAGCAACTTCGGCCGCGCGCTGAGCCTCACCAACCGCGTCGTGAAGGCGCTCGACCCGGTGCCGCCGGTGATCGAGCTCAACGTCACCGACGAACAGGCCCTGGCCGCGCTGCCCGACGTACTGCGCGCCAACGGCTTCGACACGATCGACGGTGTCGTGCACTCCATCGCCTTCGCCAACCCGGAGACCGCCCTGGGCGGAGGCTTCCTCACCACCCCGTGGGAGGACGTTGCCACCTCGCTCAAGGTCTCCAGCTACTCACTGGCCAGCCTCACCATGGCCTGCAAGCCGCTGTTCAGCGACGACGTCAGCGTCGTCGGCCTGAGCTTCGACGGCCGCATCTCCTGGCCCACCTATGACTGGATGGGCGTCGCGAAGGCGGCCCTGGAGTCCACCAGCCGCTACCTCGCCCGCTACCTGGGCCCCGAGGGCGTGCGCTGCAACATCATCGCCGCCGGCCCACTGGACACCATCGCCAAGAAGGCCATCCCCGGCTCCAACACCTTCAACGACGTGTGGGACGACCGCGCCCCGCTGGGCTGGGACCTGCAGGATGCGGTGCCAACCGCCAAGGGCGTCGTCGCGCTGCTGAGCGACTGGTTCCCCAAGACCACCGGCGAGATGATCCACGTCGACGGCGGCGTGCATTCGATGGGAGCCTGA
- a CDS encoding ABC transporter ATP-binding protein, whose translation MASVVDLSGVGVRRGNKWLLDGITWDVEEGDRWVIIGPNGAGKTTLMNILSCQMHPTTGVAGILGEVLGTVDVFELRPRIGVTSAALADRIPRGELVRDVVVSASYAVMGRWREQYDQMDHGRAEELMQQLHVEDLADRTFGTLSEGERKRVLIARALMTDPELLLLDEPAAGLDIRGREELVASLSELCLDDHAPATVLVTHHMEEVPDGITHALLMKEGHIVAMGPAHLVINDETLSETFDIPLHVTRDGQRWAVRSAGPQRAQQS comes from the coding sequence ATGGCAAGTGTCGTTGATCTGTCCGGTGTCGGGGTTCGTCGTGGCAACAAGTGGCTGCTGGACGGCATCACGTGGGATGTCGAGGAGGGTGACCGCTGGGTCATCATCGGCCCCAATGGCGCCGGCAAGACGACGCTGATGAACATCCTGTCCTGCCAGATGCACCCCACCACCGGCGTCGCCGGAATCCTCGGCGAGGTGCTCGGCACCGTCGACGTCTTCGAGCTGCGCCCCCGGATCGGCGTCACCTCCGCCGCCCTAGCAGACCGGATCCCGCGCGGGGAGCTGGTGCGCGACGTCGTCGTCTCCGCCTCCTATGCCGTGATGGGACGCTGGCGCGAACAGTACGACCAGATGGACCACGGCCGTGCCGAGGAGCTCATGCAGCAGCTGCACGTCGAGGACCTGGCGGACCGCACCTTCGGCACCCTCAGCGAGGGCGAACGCAAGCGCGTCCTGATCGCCCGTGCCCTGATGACCGATCCCGAACTCCTGCTGCTCGACGAGCCCGCCGCCGGTCTGGACATCCGCGGACGCGAGGAACTCGTCGCCAGCCTCTCGGAGCTGTGCCTGGATGACCACGCACCCGCCACGGTCCTGGTGACGCACCACATGGAGGAGGTGCCCGACGGCATCACCCATGCCCTGCTGATGAAGGAAGGCCACATCGTCGCCATGGGCCCCGCGCACCTGGTGATCAACGACGAGACCCTCAGCGAGACCTTCGACATACCGCTCCACGTCACCCGTGACGGGCAGCGCTGGGCCGTGCGTTCCGCCGGGCCGCAGCGGGCGCAGCAGTCATGA
- a CDS encoding SPFH domain-containing protein, with protein sequence MPDFGLILMLFFVIFVVAALMQSLRIIKQQQIAVVERLGKFRRTLEPGPHLLVPLVDRVRYTMDMREEVQAFPPQGVITEENLMVNIDSVIYFQIVDPVRAAYEAQNYRGAIEQLTMTTLRNIIGGMDLERALTSREEINQKLRAVLDEATGKWGIKVNRVELRAIEPPATIRDAMEKGARAERDKRASILLAEGQRQSQILSAGGERESAILRAQGDREAAVLRAQADRQAQMLRAEGEAQAITTVFNAIHAGEPDQGLLAYQYMQMLPALARGDSNKVWIVPSELNDALKGLGSAVGGTELAEKLQGFDPVDKTKFSAPEKVDVMAEIQAQTDQERAQSDKTVQSVIEEAEKLSNPAVKARRTPSTPAVGAAKQSDQAQLGQGGALAAEEATQALPDEPTQVMEQPSRPPAGPLYQTGWEPPANGQ encoded by the coding sequence ATGCCTGACTTCGGACTCATCCTGATGCTGTTCTTCGTGATCTTCGTCGTGGCTGCGCTGATGCAGTCCCTGCGGATCATCAAGCAGCAGCAGATCGCCGTGGTGGAGCGCCTCGGCAAGTTCCGCCGCACGCTGGAGCCCGGCCCGCACCTGCTGGTGCCGCTGGTGGACCGGGTGCGCTACACGATGGACATGCGCGAGGAGGTGCAGGCCTTCCCGCCGCAGGGAGTGATCACCGAGGAGAACCTCATGGTGAACATCGACTCGGTCATCTACTTCCAGATCGTCGACCCGGTCCGCGCCGCCTACGAGGCGCAGAACTACCGCGGCGCCATCGAACAGCTCACCATGACCACGCTGCGCAACATCATCGGCGGCATGGACCTGGAGCGGGCCCTGACCAGCCGCGAGGAGATCAACCAGAAGCTGCGCGCCGTCCTCGACGAGGCCACCGGCAAGTGGGGCATCAAGGTGAACCGCGTGGAGCTGCGCGCCATCGAGCCGCCGGCCACCATTCGCGACGCGATGGAGAAGGGTGCCCGCGCGGAGCGCGACAAGCGCGCCTCGATCCTGCTGGCCGAGGGTCAGCGCCAGTCGCAGATCCTGTCCGCCGGCGGCGAGCGAGAGTCCGCCATCCTGCGTGCCCAGGGTGATCGTGAGGCCGCGGTGCTGCGCGCCCAGGCCGACCGCCAGGCGCAGATGCTGCGCGCCGAGGGCGAGGCACAGGCCATCACCACGGTCTTCAACGCCATCCACGCCGGCGAACCCGACCAGGGGCTGCTGGCCTACCAGTACATGCAGATGCTGCCCGCCCTGGCACGTGGCGACTCCAACAAGGTGTGGATCGTCCCGAGCGAGCTGAACGACGCCCTCAAGGGGCTCGGTTCGGCCGTCGGAGGCACCGAGCTGGCGGAGAAGCTGCAGGGCTTCGACCCCGTCGACAAGACCAAGTTCTCCGCTCCGGAGAAGGTCGACGTGATGGCCGAGATCCAGGCCCAGACCGACCAGGAGCGTGCGCAGAGCGACAAGACGGTGCAGTCCGTGATCGAGGAGGCCGAGAAGCTCTCGAACCCGGCCGTCAAGGCACGTCGCACGCCCAGCACGCCCGCAGTCGGTGCGGCGAAGCAGTCCGATCAGGCACAGCTGGGGCAGGGGGGTGCCTTGGCTGCGGAGGAGGCGACCCAGGCGTTGCCCGATGAGCCCACGCAGGTGATGGAGCAGCCCTCGCGGCCGCCGGCCGGCCCGCTGTACCAGACGGGTTGGGAACCGCCGGCCAACGGTCAGTGA
- a CDS encoding NfeD family protein: MTPQEGLFGWVGGHLWALWGILALLLATLEMATLDLTLLMLALGALAGGLTSVVLPEMYWAQVLVALGTAVALQTMARPSLLKRLDTAPGYRSSLGKLVGSEGVATQRITRTEGEAKVNGEAWSARTMSGDIVIEAGADLEVYEVDGPILVVYPVERGELLPRPSIEG; encoded by the coding sequence ATGACCCCGCAGGAGGGCCTCTTCGGCTGGGTCGGGGGACACTTGTGGGCCCTGTGGGGCATCCTCGCGCTGCTGTTGGCGACCCTGGAGATGGCCACCCTTGACCTGACCCTGCTGATGCTGGCCCTGGGGGCACTGGCCGGAGGGCTCACCTCAGTCGTGCTGCCCGAGATGTACTGGGCGCAGGTGCTGGTGGCGCTGGGAACCGCTGTGGCGCTGCAGACGATGGCCCGTCCCAGTCTGCTCAAGAGGCTTGACACCGCGCCGGGCTATCGTTCCAGCCTTGGCAAGCTCGTAGGCAGTGAGGGCGTCGCCACTCAGCGGATCACCCGCACCGAGGGGGAGGCCAAGGTCAACGGCGAGGCCTGGAGCGCACGCACCATGTCCGGTGACATCGTCATCGAGGCCGGTGCGGACCTCGAGGTCTACGAGGTGGACGGACCCATTCTGGTCGTCTATCCCGTGGAACGCGGCGAGCTGCTGCCACGTCCCAGTATCGAAGGGTGA
- a CDS encoding beta-ketoacyl-ACP reductase, with amino-acid sequence MSQDTIDPQTPSHTARSVLVTGGSKGIGRAIAADLAAAGHKVAATYRSGDVPDGVLGVQCDITDPEQVEAAFKAVEEAHGPVEILVANAGITKDGLLMRMSDADFEQVIDTNLTGTFRVVRRAVRPMMKARHGRIVLISSVVALLGSAGQVNYASSKAALVGMSRSVARELGGRGITCNVVAPGFIETDMTAVLSDDLIESYKKSIPVGRLGSTDDIAAAVRYLTSDAAGYVTGAVVPIDGGLGMGH; translated from the coding sequence GTGAGCCAAGACACCATCGACCCCCAGACCCCCTCGCACACAGCCCGTAGCGTGCTGGTGACCGGCGGCAGCAAGGGCATCGGCCGTGCCATCGCCGCGGACCTCGCCGCGGCCGGGCACAAGGTGGCCGCCACCTACCGCTCCGGCGACGTCCCCGACGGCGTGCTCGGCGTGCAGTGCGACATCACCGACCCGGAGCAGGTCGAGGCGGCCTTCAAGGCCGTCGAGGAGGCCCACGGCCCGGTGGAGATCCTTGTCGCGAATGCCGGCATCACCAAGGACGGGTTGCTGATGCGGATGAGCGACGCCGACTTCGAGCAGGTCATCGACACCAACCTCACCGGCACCTTCCGCGTCGTGCGCCGTGCCGTGCGCCCCATGATGAAGGCCCGCCACGGCCGGATCGTGCTGATCAGCTCCGTCGTCGCGCTGCTGGGCTCGGCCGGACAGGTCAACTACGCCTCCTCCAAGGCCGCGCTGGTGGGCATGTCCCGCAGCGTCGCCCGTGAGCTCGGCGGCCGCGGCATCACCTGCAATGTGGTGGCGCCGGGCTTCATCGAGACCGACATGACCGCCGTGCTCTCCGACGATCTGATCGAGTCCTACAAGAAGTCCATCCCGGTGGGCCGGCTCGGCAGCACCGACGACATCGCCGCCGCCGTCCGCTACCTCACCAGTGATGCCGCCGGCTACGTCACCGGGGCCGTCGTGCCCATCGACGGTGGCCTCGGCATGGGACACTGA
- a CDS encoding DUF3099 domain-containing protein, with protein sequence MTTESSARSTADAASADEPVVITDARMAQSDDIDMRQRRYVITMVVRTLCFVWMYLVRSQGIWLWVAMAGAAVLPGVAVVLANARDNRTHPQDLNPVDEAEVSVPRLAPGPVIRGTVVNDG encoded by the coding sequence GTGACCACCGAAAGCTCTGCGCGCAGCACCGCCGATGCTGCGTCCGCTGACGAGCCCGTCGTCATCACCGACGCCCGGATGGCACAGAGTGACGACATCGACATGCGCCAGCGTCGCTATGTCATCACGATGGTGGTCCGCACTCTGTGCTTCGTCTGGATGTATCTGGTGCGCAGCCAGGGAATCTGGCTGTGGGTGGCGATGGCCGGGGCGGCGGTGCTGCCCGGTGTCGCCGTCGTGTTGGCCAATGCCCGTGACAATCGCACCCATCCGCAGGACCTCAATCCCGTCGACGAAGCCGAGGTCAGTGTGCCGAGGCTCGCCCCCGGTCCGGTGATCAGGGGCACTGTCGTCAACGACGGGTAG